The following proteins are co-located in the Phaenicophaeus curvirostris isolate KB17595 chromosome 12, BPBGC_Pcur_1.0, whole genome shotgun sequence genome:
- the PRC1 gene encoding protein regulator of cytokinesis 1 isoform X1, with protein MRRSDVVAAEAVSLLNGAMAALRDIWEEIGIPEEMRLERIETVKRHIKEILDLMVAEEERLKQRLLKSIALSRKEIDTLCVELQLEPYEAEEENSILQMEKNLRSRMDVLLKQKTDRMRELKTLIEQDQDLCDLLCTTPFCIDSNVVPSLDDLDRYRRHLASLNSEKEQRQEEFVSSKRQIILLMEELDHTPDTSFEREVVCEDEEAFCLSRDNIAALQVLLKQLEAQRSQNEAVCEELRSRIIALWERLQVPAEERETSAVHLAGSRAKTRKALQLEVENLEELKLQNMKAVIQAIRAELAGYWDKCFYSQEQREGFTPYYDEDYTEALLELHEAEVGKMKSYYEAHKDLFEAVQKWEENWKLFLELERKATDPSRFTNRGGNLLKEEKQRAKLQKVLSKLQEELESRVQAWEQDHEGTFLVKGQQFMAYVSEQWQLYHLEKEKEKQERQLKRSRQIEAEMMYGSTPRTPMKRRLLGISTPGKVRKHNVSSISSATPNSTVRSGFGGTIYHSPVSRLPPSGGKLGQASTPNHVAAKNPRSRLKEQNKENVFQLNGTTLSGGCTSTAPAQRNNSVSSVASTYSQFARELSKASSNSNVLNSTTTHGFS; from the exons atgaggaggag CGACGTGGTGGCGGCCGAGGCCGTGTCCCTCCTGAACGGGGCCATGGCGGCTCTGCGGGACATCTGGGAGGAGATCGGCATCCCCGAGGAGATGCGCCTGGAGCGCATAGAGACCGTCAAGAGGCACATCAAG GAAATCCTGGACTTGATGGttgcagaggaggagaggctgaagcaACGTCTCTTGAAGAGCATTGCCCTGTCTCGGAAGGAGATCGACACCCTCTGTGTGGAGCTCCAGCTGGAACCCTATGAG gcagaggaagaaaatagcaTTCTGCAGATGGAGAAGAATTTGCGCAGCCGCATGGATGTGTtgctaaagcagaaaacagacagGATGCGTGAGCTGAAAACCCTGATAGAACAAGATCAAGACTTGTGCGATCTCCTCTGCACGACCCCCTTCTGCATCGACAGCAATGTCGTGCCCAGCCTGGATGACCTGGATCGTTACAGACGGCACTTGGCCTCCCTGAACTCTGAGAAG GAGCAAAGGCAAGAAGAGTTTGTCAGCAGTAAGCGGCAAATCATCCTCCTCATGGAGGAGCTGGATCACACTCCAGACACCAGCTTTGAGCGGGAGGTGGTGTGTGAGGATGAGGAAGCCTTCTGCTTGTCCAGAGACAACATTGCTGCCCTCCAGGTTCTGCTGAAGCAG CTTGAAGCCCAGCGATCCCAGAACGAAGCTGTCTGTGAAGAGCTGCGCTCCAGAATCATTGCGCTTTGGGAGCGGCTGCAGGTTCCTGCGGAGGAGAGGGAGACTTCGGCGGTGCACTTGGCTGGGTCCAGAGCCAAAACCAGGAAAGCT CTGCAGTTGGAAGTGGAGAATCTGGAGGAGCTGAAGCTGCAGAACATGAAAGCCGTGATTCAGGCAATCCGGGCAGAGCTGGCTGGATACTGGGACAAGTGCTTCTACAGTCAGGAGCAGAGAGAAGGCTTCACCCCTTATTACGATG AGGACTACACAGAGGCCCTGCTCGAGCTCCATGAAGCTGAGGTGGGGAAGATGAAGAGCTACTATGAAGCACACAAAGATCTGTTTGAGGCTGTCCAGAAATGGGAGGAGAACTGGAAGCTGTTCCTGGAGCTTGAG AGGAAAGCAACCGACCCCAGTCGCTTCACCAACCGTGGGGGGAACCTgctgaaagaagagaagcagcGAGCAAAGCTGCAGAAGGTGCTTTCCAAG ctgcaggaggagctggagagccGGGTCCAGGCCTGGGAGCAGGACCACGAGGGGACCTTCCTGGTGAAAGGGCAGCAGTTCATGGCGTATGTGTCGGAGCAGTGGCAGCTGTACCacctggagaaagagaaggagaagcaggagcGG cagctgaaaagaaGCCGCCAGATAGAGGCAGAAATGATGTACGGAAGCACCCCACGCACACCCATGAAACGGCGGCTGCTCGGCATTAGCACACCTGGCAAAGTAAGGAAG CACAACGTCTCTTCCATCTCCAGTGCCACCCCCAACAGCACCGTTCGTTCTGGTTTTGGGGGAACCATCTACCACTCACCAGTGTCTCGCTTGCCACCTTCTGGAGGGAAG CTTGGCCAGGCTTCGACCCCAAACCACGTGGCTGCGAAGAACCCCCGTTCCAGACTGAAGGAGCAGAACAAGGAGAACGTGTTCCAGCTGAACGGAACCACCCTGAGCGGTGGGTGCACTTccacagcccctgcccagcgTAACAACAGTGTTAGTTCTGTTGCCAGCACCTATTCTCAGTTTGCG CGCGAACTTTCAAAGGCTTCCAGTAACTCCAATGTCCTGAACTCCACCACCACCCATGGCTTCTCCTGA
- the PRC1 gene encoding protein regulator of cytokinesis 1 isoform X2, translating into MRRSDVVAAEAVSLLNGAMAALRDIWEEIGIPEEMRLERIETVKRHIKEILDLMVAEEERLKQRLLKSIALSRKEIDTLCVELQLEPYEAEEENSILQMEKNLRSRMDVLLKQKTDRMRELKTLIEQDQDLCDLLCTTPFCIDSNVVPSLDDLDRYRRHLASLNSEKEQRQEEFVSSKRQIILLMEELDHTPDTSFEREVVCEDEEAFCLSRDNIAALQVLLKQLEAQRSQNEAVCEELRSRIIALWERLQVPAEERETSAVHLAGSRAKTRKALQLEVENLEELKLQNMKAVIQAIRAELAGYWDKCFYSQEQREGFTPYYDEDYTEALLELHEAEVGKMKSYYEAHKDLFEAVQKWEENWKLFLELERKATDPSRFTNRGGNLLKEEKQRAKLQKVLSKLQEELESRVQAWEQDHEGTFLVKGQQFMAYVSEQWQLYHLEKEKEKQERQLKRSRQIEAEMMYGSTPRTPMKRRLLGISTPGKVRKHNVSSISSATPNSTVRSGFGGTIYHSPVSRLPPSGGKLGQASTPNHVAAKNPRSRLKEQNKENVFQLNGTTLSARTFKGFQ; encoded by the exons atgaggaggag CGACGTGGTGGCGGCCGAGGCCGTGTCCCTCCTGAACGGGGCCATGGCGGCTCTGCGGGACATCTGGGAGGAGATCGGCATCCCCGAGGAGATGCGCCTGGAGCGCATAGAGACCGTCAAGAGGCACATCAAG GAAATCCTGGACTTGATGGttgcagaggaggagaggctgaagcaACGTCTCTTGAAGAGCATTGCCCTGTCTCGGAAGGAGATCGACACCCTCTGTGTGGAGCTCCAGCTGGAACCCTATGAG gcagaggaagaaaatagcaTTCTGCAGATGGAGAAGAATTTGCGCAGCCGCATGGATGTGTtgctaaagcagaaaacagacagGATGCGTGAGCTGAAAACCCTGATAGAACAAGATCAAGACTTGTGCGATCTCCTCTGCACGACCCCCTTCTGCATCGACAGCAATGTCGTGCCCAGCCTGGATGACCTGGATCGTTACAGACGGCACTTGGCCTCCCTGAACTCTGAGAAG GAGCAAAGGCAAGAAGAGTTTGTCAGCAGTAAGCGGCAAATCATCCTCCTCATGGAGGAGCTGGATCACACTCCAGACACCAGCTTTGAGCGGGAGGTGGTGTGTGAGGATGAGGAAGCCTTCTGCTTGTCCAGAGACAACATTGCTGCCCTCCAGGTTCTGCTGAAGCAG CTTGAAGCCCAGCGATCCCAGAACGAAGCTGTCTGTGAAGAGCTGCGCTCCAGAATCATTGCGCTTTGGGAGCGGCTGCAGGTTCCTGCGGAGGAGAGGGAGACTTCGGCGGTGCACTTGGCTGGGTCCAGAGCCAAAACCAGGAAAGCT CTGCAGTTGGAAGTGGAGAATCTGGAGGAGCTGAAGCTGCAGAACATGAAAGCCGTGATTCAGGCAATCCGGGCAGAGCTGGCTGGATACTGGGACAAGTGCTTCTACAGTCAGGAGCAGAGAGAAGGCTTCACCCCTTATTACGATG AGGACTACACAGAGGCCCTGCTCGAGCTCCATGAAGCTGAGGTGGGGAAGATGAAGAGCTACTATGAAGCACACAAAGATCTGTTTGAGGCTGTCCAGAAATGGGAGGAGAACTGGAAGCTGTTCCTGGAGCTTGAG AGGAAAGCAACCGACCCCAGTCGCTTCACCAACCGTGGGGGGAACCTgctgaaagaagagaagcagcGAGCAAAGCTGCAGAAGGTGCTTTCCAAG ctgcaggaggagctggagagccGGGTCCAGGCCTGGGAGCAGGACCACGAGGGGACCTTCCTGGTGAAAGGGCAGCAGTTCATGGCGTATGTGTCGGAGCAGTGGCAGCTGTACCacctggagaaagagaaggagaagcaggagcGG cagctgaaaagaaGCCGCCAGATAGAGGCAGAAATGATGTACGGAAGCACCCCACGCACACCCATGAAACGGCGGCTGCTCGGCATTAGCACACCTGGCAAAGTAAGGAAG CACAACGTCTCTTCCATCTCCAGTGCCACCCCCAACAGCACCGTTCGTTCTGGTTTTGGGGGAACCATCTACCACTCACCAGTGTCTCGCTTGCCACCTTCTGGAGGGAAG CTTGGCCAGGCTTCGACCCCAAACCACGTGGCTGCGAAGAACCCCCGTTCCAGACTGAAGGAGCAGAACAAGGAGAACGTGTTCCAGCTGAACGGAACCACCCTGAGCG CGCGAACTTTCAAAGGCTTCCAGTAA